In Priestia megaterium NBRC 15308 = ATCC 14581, the following proteins share a genomic window:
- the lpdA gene encoding dihydrolipoyl dehydrogenase, with amino-acid sequence MAKEYDLVILGGGTGGYVAAIRASQLGLSVAVVEKNKLGGTCLHAGCIPSKALLRSAEVYQTAKKSSEFGVETSNVLLNYARVQERKSEIVSQLHNGVKQLMKKGKIDVYEGIGRILGPSIFSPMPGTISVELKSGEENEMLIPKNVIVATGSRPRTLPGLTIDGEKVITSDEALKMETLPASIIIVGGGVIGIEWASMLTDFDVDVTVVEYSDRILPTEDQDISREMTKLLKAKGVNIITSAKVMADTLSIDGQVKISAQVGDDMQEYEAEKLLVSVGRQANVEGIGLENTDIVVENGVIATNDFYQTKESHIYAIGDVIGGLQLAHVASHEGIVAVEHLHGEKPLKIDYTTISKCVYSSPEAASVGLTEQEAKQQGFQLKVGKFPFKAVGKALVYGEAEGFVKIIADADTNDVLGVHMIGPHVTDMISEAGLAKVLDATPWEIAHTIHPHPSLSEAMGEASLAVDGKAIHF; translated from the coding sequence GTGGCAAAAGAATATGATTTGGTCATTCTCGGCGGTGGAACCGGAGGGTACGTAGCAGCTATTCGTGCCTCTCAGTTAGGTCTATCGGTAGCGGTTGTAGAAAAAAATAAGTTAGGCGGCACATGCCTGCACGCAGGGTGTATCCCAAGCAAAGCTTTACTAAGAAGTGCAGAAGTCTACCAAACGGCTAAGAAAAGCAGTGAATTTGGCGTAGAAACGTCCAATGTACTATTGAACTATGCCCGTGTACAAGAACGAAAGTCAGAAATTGTTTCACAGTTACATAATGGTGTTAAACAGCTAATGAAAAAAGGTAAAATTGACGTATATGAAGGAATTGGACGTATTTTAGGACCTTCTATTTTTTCTCCTATGCCAGGAACTATCTCCGTCGAATTAAAAAGCGGTGAAGAAAACGAAATGCTTATTCCAAAGAATGTAATTGTCGCAACCGGGTCTCGTCCTAGAACATTACCTGGTCTAACGATTGACGGAGAGAAAGTAATCACTTCAGATGAAGCATTAAAGATGGAAACACTTCCTGCTTCTATTATTATTGTGGGAGGCGGCGTCATTGGAATTGAATGGGCGTCAATGCTCACAGATTTTGATGTTGATGTAACGGTTGTGGAATACAGCGATCGAATTTTACCAACAGAAGATCAAGATATCTCCCGTGAAATGACGAAGCTTTTAAAAGCAAAAGGAGTTAACATTATTACTTCTGCTAAAGTAATGGCTGATACACTGTCTATTGATGGTCAGGTGAAAATTTCAGCTCAAGTAGGAGACGATATGCAAGAATATGAAGCAGAAAAGCTGCTTGTATCTGTAGGGCGTCAAGCGAATGTCGAAGGAATTGGTCTCGAGAATACCGATATTGTAGTAGAAAACGGTGTGATTGCCACAAATGATTTTTATCAAACGAAAGAATCTCATATCTACGCAATTGGAGATGTGATTGGCGGACTGCAGCTTGCACATGTAGCTTCTCACGAAGGAATTGTAGCTGTGGAGCATTTACATGGTGAAAAGCCTTTGAAGATTGATTACACAACAATCTCTAAATGCGTATACAGCAGCCCGGAGGCAGCAAGTGTAGGATTAACAGAACAAGAAGCAAAACAGCAAGGGTTTCAGCTGAAGGTTGGAAAGTTTCCGTTTAAGGCCGTTGGAAAAGCTCTTGTATATGGAGAGGCAGAGGGATTTGTTAAAATTATTGCTGATGCCGACACAAATGATGTCCTTGGTGTGCATATGATTGGACCTCACGTGACGGATATGATCTCTGAAGCAGGTCTTGCAAAGGTATTGGATGCTACACCATGGGAAATTGCTCATACCATTCATCCTCACCCTAGCCTTTCAGAAGCGATGGGAGAAGCTTCATTAGCTGTAGATGGAAAAGCGATTCATTTTTGA
- the buk gene encoding butyrate kinase, which yields MHEYRMLIINPGSTSTKIGVFHNDKPIFDRTIRYDSQQMNQFETIYAQYEFRKNSILEALDEEGINLSKLSAVCGRGGLLRPIEGGTYEVNQAMLKDLKDGYAGHHASNLGGILAFEIASGLNIPAYIVDPVVVDELSDIARISGTPFMERKSIFHALNQKSVARKVAKEMNSTYEQMNVIVTHMGGGITVGVHQRGKVIDVNNGLHGDGPFSPERAGGVPVGELVRLCFSGQYYREEIMKMLVGKGGLVGYLGTSDVQKVEALVKNGNEKAKLIYEAMAYQISKEIGAASTVLHGKVDAIILTGGIAYSKAFVELIINHVKWIADVIVYPGENELQALAEGALRVLTGEEEVKEYKGA from the coding sequence ATGCACGAATATCGAATGCTGATAATAAATCCGGGTTCAACGTCTACAAAAATTGGCGTGTTTCACAACGATAAACCAATTTTTGATCGAACAATCCGCTACGATTCACAGCAAATGAATCAGTTTGAGACGATATATGCACAGTATGAGTTCCGTAAAAACTCGATTTTAGAGGCACTTGATGAAGAAGGGATTAATTTATCTAAATTAAGTGCAGTATGTGGAAGAGGAGGGCTTTTACGCCCGATTGAAGGCGGCACATATGAAGTAAATCAAGCCATGCTCAAAGATTTAAAAGACGGTTATGCCGGCCATCATGCTTCAAATTTAGGCGGGATTTTAGCTTTTGAGATTGCGTCTGGATTAAATATACCAGCGTACATTGTTGATCCAGTGGTGGTAGATGAGCTAAGTGACATCGCTCGTATCTCAGGAACTCCTTTTATGGAAAGGAAAAGCATCTTTCACGCGCTGAATCAAAAATCGGTTGCTCGAAAAGTGGCTAAAGAAATGAATAGCACATATGAACAAATGAACGTTATTGTTACCCATATGGGTGGAGGCATTACAGTCGGAGTTCATCAACGCGGAAAAGTAATTGATGTGAACAATGGCCTGCACGGTGACGGTCCTTTTAGTCCAGAGCGCGCTGGTGGTGTACCGGTTGGTGAATTAGTTCGTCTTTGCTTTTCAGGTCAGTATTACCGCGAGGAGATTATGAAAATGCTTGTAGGAAAAGGCGGGCTTGTCGGTTATTTGGGCACATCTGACGTGCAGAAAGTCGAAGCGCTAGTGAAAAATGGAAACGAAAAAGCTAAGCTTATCTATGAAGCAATGGCTTATCAAATTTCGAAGGAAATTGGAGCTGCCAGTACGGTATTGCATGGAAAAGTAGATGCCATTATTTTAACAGGAGGCATTGCTTATTCAAAAGCGTTTGTTGAGCTGATTATTAATCATGTAAAGTGGATTGCAGATGTCATTGTTTATCCTGGAGAAAATGAGCTTCAAGCGTTAGCTGAAGGGGCTCTCCGAGTGCTTACAGGTGAAGAAGAAGTGAAGGAATATAAAGGCGCTTAA